The following proteins are encoded in a genomic region of Sparus aurata chromosome 11, fSpaAur1.1, whole genome shotgun sequence:
- the LOC115591917 gene encoding C2 calcium-dependent domain-containing protein 4C gives MRAAPERRPCEGAERCRGAHRLHPEEKTPVTDGASGRRGRGACALIQSYTPDCIYSTSPHIPLSGGTMWVLDKIRGSVETGVLRQGENGDKKGVTTSYSNVLTPDKIPDFFIPPKLVPPEPEVPSVKAKESLQPSTSEQTISSGRKISSPRSPGLVAKIAGDTKNLLRAANRHIIQIESADDVVAGDTNADPQSQTAMSLPYVPKTHTPYGFATLKESPHTRRKESLFHCEHTSPITSPNTQRRGKSSDGGNHLNPGDYNTSHINPYRYFSGGESDTCSSAESSPFSSPLLSRSASLLKIFTHETQAKVVKAKRSFARHSSLSTDECSSAEPSPNVQRRLHVPSLHGGAGASDHGLHREHTVTLHKGGSVRISANYDSSTSRLLIRVLTAENLYDKHVDIKSINCCVSVYLNPGKVQKQRSNIIKNSRNPVFNEDFFFDSISSAQVKNLSVKFKVVNKGTSLKRDTLLGEREVLLTKLLSGI, from the exons ATGAGAGCGGCTCCGGAGCGCAGACCGTGTGAGGGCGCAGAGCGGTGCCGAGGAGCGCACAGGCTTCACCCCGAGGAGAAGACACCTGTTACCGACGGAGCGAGTGgacgaagaggaagaggagcgtgTGCTTTGATACAGAGCT ACACACCTGACTGCATTTACTCCACAAGCCCACACATCCCGCTGTCCGGTGGGACCATGTGGGTTCTGGATAAGATCCGTGGGTCGGTGGAGACCGGCGTGCTGCGTCAAGGCGAGAACGGGGACAAGAAAGGCGTCACCACGTCCTACAGCAACGTCCTCACCCCCGACAAGATTCCAGACTTTTTCATCCCTCCGAAGCTGGTCCCTCCAGAGCCTGAGGTTCCCAGCGTGAAGGCCAAAGAATCACTGCAGCCGTCAACTTCAGAGCAAACCATCAGCAGTGGAAGGAAGATCAGCAGCCCGAGAAGTCCGGGTCTGGTGGCCAAGATCGCAGGAGACACCAAGAACCTTCTGAGAGCAGCCAACCGTCACATCATACAGATAGAGAGcgctgatgatgtggtggctgGAGACACAAATGCAGACCCCCAGTCGCAGACAGCCATGTCTCTGCCTTACGTCCCCAAGACTCACACGCCCTATGGCTTCGCAACCTTGAAGGAAAGCCCCCACACTCGCCGCAAAGAGTCCCTTTTCCACTGCGAGCATACCAGCCCCATCACCTCCCCGAACACTCAACGGAGAGGCAAAAGCAGTGACGGGGGAAACCATCTGAATCCCGGTGACTACAACACCTCTCACATTAATCCTTATCGATACTTCAGCGGCGGGGAGAGCGACACCTGCTCCTCTGCTGAGTCCTCTCCCTtcagctctcctctgctctcccgCTCTGCCTCCCTGCTCAAGATCTTCACCCACGAGACGCAGGCCAAAGTCGTGAAAGCCAAGCGGTCGTTCGCCCGCCACAGCTCCCTCTCCACCGACGAGTGCAGCTCGGCCGAGCCCAGCCCCAACGTCCAGCGGCGGCTGCACGTTCCCTCCTTACACGGTGGTGCGGGAGCGTCAGACCATGGGCTCCACCGGGAGCACACTGTCACCCTGCACAAAGGCGGGTCGGTGAGGATCAGCGCCAACTACGACTCCAGCACATCCCGCCTGCTCATCCGAGTCCTGACGGCGGAGAATCTTTACGACAAGCACGTTGACATCAAGAGCATCAACTGCTGCGTGTCCGTCTACCTGAACCCGGGCAAGGTACAGAAGCAAAGGAGCAACATCATCAAGAACAGCCGTAACCCGGTCTTCAACGAGGACTTCTTCTTTGACTCGATCAGCTCAGCTCAGGTGAAGAACCTGTCAGTCAAGTTCAAGGTGGTGAACAAAGGCACCAGCCTCAAGAGGGACACACTGCTGGGAGAGCGAGAGGTGCTTCTGACCAAGCTGCTCTCAGGGATTTAA
- the cdc34a gene encoding cell division cycle 34 homolog a, giving the protein MAQHGHHVASSQKALMLEMKSLQDEPVEGFKITLVDESDMYNWEVAIFGPPNTHYEGGYFKARIKFPIDYPYSPPAFRFLTKMWHPNIYENGDVCISILHPPVDDPQSGELPSERWNPTQNVRTILLSVISLLNEPNTFSPANVDASVMYRKWRDSKGKDREYIEIIRKQVLATKADAERDGVKVPVTLDEYCVRTQVPPTDDGSNLLYDDYYDDEELDEDDEDEDDNEDCCYDDDDSGTEDS; this is encoded by the exons ATGGCTCAGCATGGACATCATGTAGCCAGTTCCCAAAAAGCACTAATGCTGGAGATGAAAAGTCTCCAAGATGAGCCCGTCGAAGGCTTCAAAATAACTTTGGTGGACGAGTCGGACATGTACAACTGGGAAGTAGCGATATTCGGACCCCCAAATACACACTACGAGGGTGGTTATTTTAAG GCTCGGATCAAGTTCCCCATCGACTACCCATACTCTCCGCCTGCTTTCCGCTTCCTTACCAAAATGTGGCACCCCAACATTTATGAG AATGGAGACGTATGCATCTCCATCCTGCACCCACCAGTGGATGACCCACAGAGCGGGGAGTTGCCTTCAGAGAGGTGGAACCCCACACAGAACGTCAG GACCATCCTGCTCAGTGTGATCTCTCTGCTGAACGAGCCCAACACCTTCTCCCCAGCCAACGTGGACGCCTCCGTCATGTACCGCAAGTGGAGGGACAGCAAGGGCAAAGACAGAGAATACATCGAGATCATCAG GAAACAAGTGCTGGCTACCAAAGCTGACGCAGAGCGGGACGGCGTCAAGGTTCCCGTCACGTTGGACGAGTACTGTGTCCGCACCCAAGTCCCGCCCACAGATGACGGCTCTAACCTCTTATACGATGACTACTATGACGACGAGGAGCTGGACGAGGAcgacgaggacgaggacgacAACGAGGACTGTTGCTATGACGACGACGACTCGGGCACCGAGGACTCCTGA